A window of Papilio machaon chromosome W, ilPapMach1.1, whole genome shotgun sequence genomic DNA:
gagattgttttttagggtacttttgaatgcattttgtttgaaattgtttttttatgttacttttgagtgaattttgtttgaaattgattttttacgttacttttgagtgcattttgtttgaaattgtttttttatgttacttttgagtgcattttgtttgaaattgtttttttttaagttacttttgagcgcattttgtttgagatagttttttttgttttgaagtcggctattttttttcttaaaatgtttgttttatttctcaatttttagtgaatttgaagttcaattacaaatttccttaatacgtatagggacatactcgtaaataagacaaataaagaaaaggactttcctatttaatatgtgtgtacttcaatacaaaaactaatttagaatacaccaaataaccacttatcctttaaacaatgaaataattatcaaaatcggtatacaaattgaaaattaacgaactaatacatcgtagcgtgcctttaattttgtccagccgcgcgccgcagtagcatttttcgaatgcgcgtagtttttaataatttaatatcttccaaactattgatcagaattacatagtttaaaggctaatgtaatctgcatttaatactctagccatcaaacatatttatttggataaggattcatatcgaatataatataatagcgccgtaagcttacgacgctgtttttcgtgtgcaatttaatcgaagtttgttcacaataacatggtttttgtgagacatccatagatgatagatatatgccacctgagacttttatttagcaaatttaaggatctataattactccatacatcattttaatgtaggtcatatagtttgacctacgtaagcccagaaagcaaatttgtgctattcattgtaacgcgatgtagcatttttcgtttccgcgtaattttattcttacgatatctcctaaactattagacagaatgatatagtttcaattgcaaatataatctacattaaattctcttgataatgaacatatttatttacataagggttaatactgaacttgaataatagcgtcggaaatagggcatgaatttaattaatgtttctaaagaaaaaaatggttattgtgagaaaactataaaagatagatatatgctatcgcggacttttatttagcacatttaaagagctacaatttgccatacatcatttttatgtaggtcctatagtttagcctacgtaagcgctgaaagcaaaaatgtccctaatttccgcaacaaattttgaagctatattcaaaatctactagtcttctagttatttaaaaaaaaaaacaaaaaaatgggacccacctgcaagcacttcctttcgattaaaataatttttatcaaaatcggaccaccaggggccgagtttcgcggtaacacacataaaaaaaaaaaaaaaaaatacagtcgaattgataacctccttctttttgaagtcggctaaaaaaaaaaaaaacaaccgtaATGAAAACCGACCAACTTAAATTATCGAcggtaacataaaaactaccaaacgaaaaaaaatactaaattaaattattaaccgtaatataaaaaaaaacaaattaaaaaatcaccaaattatattatgcaccgtaacataaactacaaaaaaaccgttacgtaaaaaaaccctaatttaaatatactagaaAAACCCGTGAAATTActcaaatattaaactattatgAAAGAACcctaaatgaaataatctaaACTATACGAAATCAATAAACGGAACCCTAAAAGCCGccgtataattaaatattacgtagcaatcgtacaattaaaaatttaacgtaaACGACCCGATTAAAAACCTAATATTGTACGacgtaatatgttataatattctgtATTCCGTTATATTCCGCGCGAGAAGGACGTTACAATATTTCGCCAAGCAATGTAAATACGTACCCGAAAAACACGTAACCCGAATATAACCACGCGGTTATAACCTACGTGTTAACCTAACCACGCTCTGCTACCATCGAAttgtgccgtacacgacgggttcgggtcccgcggcacaacctgccttagACTACGTATCGCAATGGTTGgcgtaaatattgaaaatatatgaacTGGCACTCACCCactcgatgccccgttcaccgcctgcaggtgcctggtcactctgtcggtgtcagtcgagtcaaaAAAGTCACagtcatacagtctaaaggcgccagcaatgctgcactcctgatgcacccgatgcaccgcttcccgtaagcgccctatagacgcgtcctttaccgaaccgaacgcggaaccgttaacttagcgaccctgtacgctaaatATAAGACACGTCCGATGAGCTATCCAACTGCCGACCACTTTTTATGCTGCCACGATGCGTTCTGTCGACTCACTCCTTCCCCGCACAAGCCCCCGCAGGCCCCGCGCCCGTCCGTAGCGGAGAGGGATTTccaactacccgcttgtgcgggagaataaaaatgagtcgacctacCAACATAAAACCCGTATTGGTCAACCGCGAAATTCAAAACGGCATTAACACGACGTAAGCACATTGCAACTATACCGAACACTATCCTATCATTAGACCTGAGAGTGTTTCTACAAAATTACGCACAGTATTTAATGCCAGCGCTAAGACATCTAGTGGTTTATCTCTTAATGATATTCTATATGAGGGTCCTAACATTTACAAtgatatatttgatataatactTTGCTTCCGactttataaatatgcttTCATTTGtgatattgttaaaatgtatagaaaTATCTGGGTTAATCCTAAATTTACAGCCCTACAGAGAATTTTATGGCGGAATTCAAACACAGAACCACTGAAATGCTTAGAACTAAAAACTGTTACATATGGTACTAAGAGTGCTCCTTTCCTTGCTTGCCGCACAATGCAACATTTAGCtgataaatacataaacactCATAAGCTAGCTGCAGAATGTATAAAATCTAGTTCTTATATGGATGATTATTTATGTGGTGCTCAGTCCGAGCAATGTGTAGAATTATGTACTCAGCTCATTGACTTATTGAGTAAAGCTGGTTTCGAATTGCATAAATGGTCAACTAATCATTCAGAgatattatcacatgtcttaaAGTTAGATTGTACACAAACTGAGAGCAATCCTTACAACTTTTTATCTCACACTCCAGTCAAAACTCTTGGTTTACAGTGGATACCTACTAAAGATGTACTTCAACTTTCCATTCCTAATTCAAGTGACAACTCTCAATGTACCAAAAGGAATGTTTTATCTCAAATTGCACAAATATATGATCCTATTGGTTTACTATCTCCTACAATTATAttagcaaaaatattaatgcaagATATTTGGAAACAAAATATAGATTGGGATTCTTTAATTCCTCAAGAATTGTTAGAAACTTGGAATATGTTCATTTCACAATTACATTCTTTAAAAGACATACAGATTCCTAGATATTACTTTTCTGATATTCCTACAGATATCATTTTGTTAGGGTTCAGTGATGCTTCACAGAAAGCCTATGGagcatgtttatatttaagagcAACTTATCCTAACAAAGagtttacatgttttttttttttttttttttttataagagaagggggcaaacgagcagcgggaacaccaaggtgttcatcgacgcccatggacatctgcaataccagaggaatcgcagatgcgttgccggcctttgagaaggtgatacgctcgcttcttgaaggaccctaagtcgtagcggtttggaaataccgccgaggacagaccattccacaacgcggcggtacgcggtagaaagctacgcgaaaaccgcacggttgtggattgccagccatcgaggtggtgtggatggaacttggcggtctgtcgggtcgtccgatgacggaactcggcggcaggaattgttccaaacaactcttctgagcactccccgtggtaaatacggtagaaaatgcagagggaactaacgtccctccgcaacgccagagtgtcgagccgatcagtaagaactcggtcgttgacgattcgaaccgctctccgttgtatgcggtcaaatggaagaagctggtactggggtgctcccgcccagagatgcgagcagtattccatgtggggccgaacttgcgccttatacAGCTGAAGGCGATGGCCCGgtaggaaatactgcttcgctctGCCGAGCACGCCCAGttttttggaggccagcttggccttgtcttccaaatgaccgcgaaactgaacgtcgttcgatatgtcaacgccgagaatactgatactggctgaggcaaccaggggagtgccctcgAAACGAAGATCcacgacaaagggttgttttttagcggtaatggcgcatacttgtgtctttttgggattgaaaTCAACGAGATTTCGCcgaccccaatccgaaacttcacccaatagggtctccagttcagacacaagtttggtccggTTCTCATTGGCAGTAGCCCGAGAAACGTTAGCGCGGGCCGTGTACAATGCATCACCCgtgctatcgtctgcataacaatgGATGTTGCTAATTTGCAgcatgtcattgatatgcagaagaaacagGGTGGGCGACAGTACACAGCCCTGTGGGACACCAGCATTAATTGGTTTGGGGTCCGAGCATGCACCGTCGACAACGACCTTGATGCTTCGACCCTCCAAAAAGCTGGCAATCCAGGCGCGTAGTTTCTCGGGCAGCCCGTAGGAAGGCAGCTTCGAGAGAAGTGCTCTGTGCCATACCCGATCAAAGGCCTTGGCCACGTCCAAACTAACCGCCAGGGCCTCCCCCTTGCCCTCGATCGCCTCCGACCATCGATGCGTGAGGTACGCAAGAAGATCACCAGCTGAGCGACGCTGTCGGAAACCGTACTGACGATCGCTAATCAGCTGATGCTCCTCAAGGTACCTCATGAGTTGGCAATTGATGGTCGTTTCCATGACTTTCGAGAACAAGGTGGTAACGGCGATCGGCCTGTAGTTGGACGGGTCTGAGCTATCTCCTTTTTTCGGGATCGGGTGGATTATGGCAGTCTTCCATGATTTCGGGACAACGCCTAAGGAGTAGGAGAACCGGAACAGGCGCGTTAAAACCGGTGCCAACTCGGGAGCGCAAGTCCTAAGCACGATGTACTTTAGTAACGGCTAAGTCTAAAGTTGCACCTATTAAAAAGCAACAGTCAATCCCTAGACTAGAATTGTGTGGAGCACTACTTTAACTAGCTCAGTTAACTAACAGATTTTTAGAtacaactaaaaataaaatcaatatttcatgtatatgtttatttacagatTCTTCAATTGTATTATGTTGGATAAAATCACCATACAAACATAAACATGACACATATGTTACCCATAGACTCATGCTTATCATTAATACTACACAGAGTGACAACTGGtattacattaatactaaACAAAATCCAGCTGACTTAATTACACGAGGTGTCATGCCAAATGCACTTCCATCATGCTCTTTATGGTGGAATGGACCTTCTTGGTTAACACAAGACCAAACATTGTGGCTTATCACTGCAAATATACCTGAAAATGATAGTCAAAAGGTAATTGATTTGTCAACAACTAAAGtggtaaatatttgtacaaaattaactaaaaactacTCATTCTTTTATGATCACTTTTGTAAGATCTCTAATTTTACTCGCTTAACTAGGTCAGTAgcatatatatttagattcatatataatttaaaaaacaaaactaacaaacacatttcttatttatcaGTCTCTGAACTCAAACATGcacataattttatcattcaaACATCACAACATCAGTCATTCCCAAAAGAAATTAGCGAATTACAAAATGCTCAGAATAATAACACACAGTCAGATCACATAAGCACACAAATTATACACATTTACTTCTAGCCCTATCAGAAACTTAAATCCTTTCttagatgaaaataatttgttaagagTGGGAGGGCGCATTCAGCACTCGGACATACCATATAGTCAGGCGCACCCTATTATATTAGCTGCTAAAAACCACATAACTGAATTAATTGTACGTCATTATCATCTCAAATTACTTCATGCGGGAGTTCAAAACACATTATACAACATAAGGCTCACTTACTGGCCAATACATGGTAGACatgaagttaaaaaatgtattcacaCATGTGTAAGATGTACTAGGTACAGAGGAACAGTCTGTGGACAACAAATGTCAAACCTACCAACTCCTAGGGTTACGTTAACTCGTGTTTTCACGCACGTAGGAATAGATTTTAGTGGTGCTGTATCCATCAGAAACACTATGGCTAGAAACTGCAGATATTTAAAaggatatatttgtttatttgtgtgtTTGGCTACTAGAGCAATTCATTTAGAATTAGTGACAGACCTGTCATCTCAAGCTTTTATATGTGCTTTAAAGAGGTTTATATTTAGACGAGGATTGCCTACTTGTTTGTATACAGATAATGCAACGAATTTCAAGGGTGCTGatgtaaactttttacttGAAACTATCAGCCATAAGCTAATGTCATTGTCAATCAGTTTTTGTTAGTGTCTTTGTcaatgtatgtaatgtaaccaaaatatataactgTTAATTTTAGCTTATTAAAACCTTATATTCATTAAAGGTTTTgtcttatttcaatttaataagctaaaaaaaaaaaaaacatggacAAATATCTTCGCCCTGAAAGGTTTGATATCGACCCGTCGGATAGCTCTGGTACGAGAGCTTGGATACACTGGCGTAAGACTTTCGAAAACTTCATTTCCGTGCAGAAACCGACCGCTCCAGAAACAGATGCACAGTCGGTTCCTCCGCCAGAAAAATGGGACTGCATAAAGTTTCAGCTTTTAGTAAATCATATATCACCaaatatctatacatatataagcGAAGCTACGAACTACGAAGAAGCGATCACTATTCTGCAAAAACTGTATGTAAAAccaaaaaatctgatttttgCTAGACACATGTTAGCAACTAGGAAACAACGACCAGAAGAAAgtattgatacatatttacaagCTTTGAAACTACTTTCAAAAGATTGTGACTTTGCGACTGTTGATGcagaaacaaacaaaaacgaTAGCGTGCGTGATGCTTTCATATCCGGCATATCATCGCATAAAATCAGACAAAGGCTTTTAGAAAACTTAACTCTAACACTTGATCAAGCTTACAACCAAGCACTCTCTCTCGAAACTGCAGAGATCAACTCCCAAAGCTTCAATACTCTGTCTTTAAATGTTGTTTCCCCAAAAGAACCAACATTAGTCTGTCCAAAACCACAAACTAAGCACGACGAGACCTGCTCTTCTGTTAATAATCCTCGACGTcgaaaatgtttcttttgtgGGGGACAAATACATCCTCGTAAGAACTGCCCTGCATTTGAAAAGACTTGTCAGCTCTGCAACAAGAAGGGGCACATTGCCACTGTTTGCAGAAGCTCTTCTAAACCTATAAATTCTATGGTAGAAAGGACTGAAGATCTTTCCGCTTGTATCACTGCAGCATCACCTTCTTCATTACGTAAAGCTACTGTACCCACTTATATTCGAGGAATAAGAGCAGAAGCACTTCTCGATACCGGTAGCTCcatcagttttataaatgacAGTTTTGCAAGACTATGCGGGTTCAAAAGAAAATCCTGCAATCAGACTATTTCTATGGCCTCTCTTAATCATACTTCACAAGTAGAAGGTCAAACTTTGCAAACTCTGAAAATCGGAAATCATACATATGATAACGTGAATCTTCTTATCGTGAAAAATCTTTGTGCTGACATAATTATCGGCCATGACGTCCTCGAAGAACATTCATCGCTAGAGTTCTCTTTCGGTGGGCCAAAACATCCACTTCAAGTATGTAACGTGGCTGAAGCATCAGTACCAGCTGTACCGCTTTTTGCGAATGTATCTCCCAACTGTAAACCTATTGCTATTAAATCTCGAAGGCACAGTAAAGAGGATAGTGAATTTATTACAGAGGAAATCAGAAATCTTATAGCAGAAGGGGTGATTGAAGAAAGTAAATCACCATGGAGGGCCCAAGTCCTAATAACAAAAAGCAAAACTCATAGAAAACGCCTTGTGATTGATTACTCTCAGACAATTAATCGTTTCACGGAACTCGACGCGTACCCTTTACCAAACATTGAGGACTTAGTTTCGAAAGTGGCaaagaatacatttttcaGCCTAATAGACCTGAAAAGCGCATACCATCAAGTACCTATACTACCCGAAGAAAGGAAATTTACCGCTTTTGAAGCGCTGGGAAATTTGTACCAATTCAGGCGTATTCCTTTTGGAGTAACAAATGGTGTTTCGAGCTTCCAACGAACAATCGATTggattataagaaaagagaagCTTCAAAACACATATGCGTATCTTGATGATATAACTATTTGTGGCCGTACTCTTGAAGAACACGATCATAACTTAGAAAGTTTTGTGAATGCCGCAAAGAAATACGGTTTAACACtgaatatacaaaaatgtaaattttctcaAGAGTCA
This region includes:
- the LOC123723170 gene encoding uncharacterized protein LOC123723170 produces the protein MDKYLRPERFDIDPSDSSGTRAWIHWRKTFENFISVQKPTAPETDAQSVPPPEKWDCIKFQLLVNHISPNIYTYISEATNYEEAITILQKLYVKPKNLIFARHMLATRKQRPEESIDTYLQALKLLSKDCDFATVDAETNKNDSVRDAFISGISSHKIRQRLLENLTLTLDQAYNQALSLETAEINSQSFNTLSLNVVSPKEPTLVCPKPQTKHDETCSSVNNPRRRKCFFCGGQIHPRKNCPAFEKTCQLCNKKGHIATVCRSSSKPINSMVERTEDLSACITAASPSSLRKATVPTYIRGIRAEALLDTGSSISFINDSFARLCGFKRKSCNQTISMASLNHTSQVEGQTLQTLKIGNHTYDNVNLLIVKNLCADIIIGHDVLEEHSSLEFSFGGPKHPLQVCNVAEASVPAVPLFANVSPNCKPIAIKSRRHSKEYRNFYMFEVLPLVELQLITLKVTVK